In Halorhabdus rudnickae, the following proteins share a genomic window:
- a CDS encoding transcription factor S → MQFCDECGSMMHADGEEMVCQSCGYRKAKDQELADDFVSTEAQSDDDVIETEEDANFEGKPTADDVICEECGHGEAWYTIKQTGSADEPPTRFFKCKECGHRWRGYS, encoded by the coding sequence ATGCAATTCTGCGACGAGTGCGGGTCGATGATGCATGCCGACGGCGAGGAGATGGTCTGTCAGAGCTGTGGCTATCGCAAAGCCAAAGACCAAGAGCTGGCCGACGATTTCGTCTCGACGGAAGCTCAGAGCGACGATGACGTGATTGAAACCGAGGAGGACGCGAATTTCGAGGGGAAACCCACCGCTGACGACGTGATCTGTGAGGAGTGTGGCCACGGCGAAGCCTGGTATACTATCAAACAGACCGGCTCGGCCGACGAACCGCCAACACGTTTTTTCAAGTGCAAGGAATGTGGGCACCGCTGGCGTGGGTATAGCTGA
- a CDS encoding ribbon-helix-helix domain-containing protein, with protein MGTRRVNFRLPEELVEKADVAAEVSHADRTAIVREALREYLADVEDDERFKEAVVELYLDDEIGFDVLKTFVGRQDAESVRASKAMLDDGAELAADLAALDDEA; from the coding sequence ATGGGGACACGACGGGTCAATTTCCGTTTGCCGGAGGAACTTGTCGAGAAGGCCGACGTGGCTGCCGAAGTGAGCCACGCCGACCGGACGGCGATCGTCAGAGAGGCCCTCCGGGAGTACCTGGCTGACGTCGAGGACGACGAACGGTTCAAAGAGGCAGTGGTCGAACTCTATCTGGACGACGAGATCGGGTTCGACGTGTTGAAGACGTTCGTCGGCCGCCAGGACGCAGAATCGGTCCGCGCCTCGAAAGCCATGCTCGACGATGGGGCGGAACTGGCTGCTGATCTCGCCGCACTCGACGACGAGGCATGA
- a CDS encoding helix-turn-helix transcriptional regulator, with the protein MDFETEIKERREAAGLTQAELADRVGVTRQTILYVEKGEYNPSLELAWRIAREFDARIEDVFDLPEDVDDS; encoded by the coding sequence ATGGACTTCGAGACGGAGATCAAGGAGCGCCGCGAAGCCGCGGGGCTTACCCAGGCCGAACTCGCCGACCGCGTCGGCGTCACCCGCCAGACGATCCTCTACGTCGAGAAGGGCGAGTACAACCCCTCGCTGGAGCTGGCCTGGCGGATCGCTCGGGAGTTCGACGCCCGAATCGAGGACGTGTTTGACCTACCCGAGGACGTGGACGACTCTTGA
- a CDS encoding creatininase family protein, with the protein MSSRKSICLEEMVWPEVESALENGTRTAIVAVGSIEQHGPHLPLNMDTLDGDELARRIATELGDALAAPTIRPGCSGHHMEFPGTITVPPETLMDVIRSYCRSLDEHGFEHIVLIPTHGGNFGPVTTVAPDIARELDASVIPLADLDEHMQLLNEGLSDAAVEYTQDVIHAGAAETAIVLAIDDGLVRTDDIEPGPEGEISTARLLSEGFETITETGVLGDPTEATAEAGEVIIQNVVESYVEHIKTERDAI; encoded by the coding sequence ATGTCTTCTCGGAAATCAATCTGTCTTGAGGAGATGGTATGGCCGGAAGTCGAGTCCGCCCTCGAAAACGGAACTCGGACGGCAATCGTGGCTGTCGGGTCGATTGAACAACATGGCCCCCATCTGCCATTGAATATGGATACGCTCGATGGGGACGAACTTGCACGACGCATTGCGACCGAACTGGGCGATGCTCTCGCTGCCCCCACGATTCGCCCCGGCTGCTCGGGCCATCACATGGAATTCCCCGGCACGATCACCGTCCCACCCGAGACGCTGATGGACGTGATCCGGTCGTACTGTCGATCTCTCGACGAGCATGGCTTCGAACACATCGTTCTCATCCCGACCCACGGTGGGAACTTCGGCCCAGTCACGACTGTGGCCCCAGACATCGCCCGCGAACTCGATGCTTCGGTGATTCCACTCGCCGATCTCGATGAACACATGCAATTGCTGAACGAGGGGCTCAGCGACGCAGCTGTCGAATATACGCAGGACGTCATTCACGCTGGAGCCGCCGAGACAGCGATCGTTCTGGCCATCGACGACGGTCTCGTCAGGACGGACGATATCGAGCCCGGGCCCGAGGGCGAAATCTCGACAGCCCGGCTGTTGAGTGAAGGGTTCGAGACGATCACCGAAACCGGCGTCCTCGGTGATCCGACGGAGGCAACTGCCGAGGCAGGCGAAGTGATCATCCAGAACGTCGTCGAGAGCTATGTCGAGCATATCAAAACCGAACGCGATGCAATTTGA
- a CDS encoding DUF5059 domain-containing protein — translation MPPSRRAILTSGAALFATAGLAGCTETGGTATDTGESSAAEPDTSLAVGAEWNAMAARTRDAVALGRAGAADAASNLVRNVFARFEGATGEYGAHEMLEETDEAAYEEFEAALGNLRSALNDDDIERAHEAAETATSQLITAQKSLVSDSTADAFALQRLALSIEDVSYLLEMGAFEAAQSIAEGTRDRFTDSSARSALESADGPVFDTVESALDGLVSAAGSGDNERSGTNVDLGVQAAIEGSYAVADDEVAAGVGEIAIAQARGWDAAGLASTGGPSTGVAHAATLTGYRARIADAAWLAAGGEAGRAGTIAQDIFAHFEGAMAHDALESADAEAYEGFESGLESLQSAIENGDAGAIEDATSTVDANLVAGIDALAGSNAPLVEAAFFRARLADARERYRLGEAAEAASIAQGLFERFEENELDFHETVESVSEDLYERFEEEHLAGLIEAFEAEDDEAVGTHYEGAQATLLEFATTAGTTAATSAAESAFVSARAFDAAVLDTLGEAERAATIAQGVFEHFEGDPGGYHETLEHADEKTYEAFEETIGTVVSAAEEGEDVYAPAKSFNAEAVASAYAVVESAGGPQREIALDVAESAFASFEEARVHDLLEEADHNAYETFESHLEGLIETLDTGGDVQGAAASFADATLYAQFALVDAVEDLPLSLSLVGSNVQPAESGEESEEGGQAGLEGGPNVVEGVPEDADHVVDMTAAAFEPAELTVESGEKVAWKFAGGEPHTVTAVGDGIPEDADYWASGDFDSEEAAREGWENGAGAVQPGQSYVHTFETTGEHGYVCIPHEVVGMEGTVIVE, via the coding sequence ATGCCACCGAGTAGACGAGCGATATTGACGAGTGGAGCGGCGTTGTTTGCCACGGCTGGGTTGGCCGGGTGCACCGAGACCGGGGGAACGGCCACCGACACAGGTGAGAGTTCGGCCGCGGAGCCCGATACCTCCCTGGCCGTTGGGGCGGAGTGGAACGCGATGGCCGCCCGGACCCGCGACGCCGTGGCTCTCGGACGGGCCGGAGCGGCGGACGCAGCTTCGAACCTCGTCCGGAACGTTTTCGCGCGCTTCGAGGGAGCGACCGGCGAGTACGGTGCCCACGAGATGCTCGAAGAGACCGACGAGGCGGCCTACGAGGAGTTCGAGGCGGCGCTGGGGAACCTTCGCTCGGCGCTGAACGACGACGATATTGAGCGTGCCCACGAGGCAGCCGAGACGGCCACGTCGCAATTGATCACTGCCCAGAAGTCACTCGTCAGCGACTCGACGGCGGACGCGTTTGCCCTCCAGCGGCTCGCCCTCTCGATCGAGGACGTGTCTTATCTTCTGGAGATGGGCGCGTTCGAGGCCGCTCAATCTATCGCCGAGGGGACCCGTGATCGCTTTACCGATAGTTCCGCCCGTAGCGCGCTCGAGTCGGCGGATGGTCCCGTCTTCGATACCGTCGAAAGTGCTCTCGATGGCCTGGTGTCGGCTGCTGGGTCCGGCGACAACGAGCGATCGGGAACCAACGTCGATCTGGGCGTCCAGGCGGCGATCGAGGGGAGCTACGCGGTCGCCGACGACGAAGTCGCTGCGGGTGTCGGAGAGATCGCGATCGCACAGGCACGCGGGTGGGACGCGGCCGGGCTCGCGTCGACGGGCGGCCCCTCGACGGGCGTCGCCCACGCCGCGACCCTCACCGGCTATCGCGCCCGGATCGCGGACGCTGCCTGGCTCGCCGCGGGCGGCGAGGCCGGGCGAGCTGGGACGATCGCCCAGGACATCTTTGCCCACTTCGAGGGTGCGATGGCCCACGACGCCCTCGAATCAGCCGACGCCGAAGCCTACGAGGGATTCGAATCGGGATTAGAAAGCCTCCAGAGTGCAATCGAGAACGGCGACGCCGGCGCGATCGAAGACGCCACTTCGACGGTCGATGCGAACCTCGTCGCCGGTATCGACGCCCTCGCCGGTTCGAACGCTCCGCTGGTCGAGGCTGCGTTCTTCCGCGCTCGGCTCGCCGACGCACGCGAACGATACCGCCTGGGAGAGGCCGCCGAGGCCGCATCGATCGCCCAGGGGCTGTTCGAGCGCTTCGAGGAGAACGAACTCGACTTCCACGAGACGGTCGAGTCCGTCAGCGAGGACCTCTACGAGCGCTTCGAGGAGGAACACCTCGCCGGATTGATCGAGGCGTTCGAAGCCGAGGACGACGAGGCCGTCGGGACCCACTACGAGGGTGCCCAGGCGACGCTGTTGGAGTTCGCAACGACCGCCGGAACGACGGCGGCGACGAGTGCAGCCGAGTCCGCCTTCGTCAGTGCTCGCGCGTTCGACGCCGCCGTTCTGGACACGCTCGGTGAGGCCGAGCGCGCGGCGACGATCGCACAGGGTGTCTTCGAGCACTTCGAGGGCGATCCCGGTGGCTACCACGAGACCCTGGAGCACGCCGACGAGAAGACCTACGAAGCCTTCGAGGAGACCATCGGTACAGTGGTTTCGGCGGCCGAGGAGGGCGAAGACGTCTATGCGCCAGCGAAATCTTTCAACGCTGAGGCGGTCGCCTCGGCCTACGCCGTCGTCGAGAGTGCGGGTGGACCCCAGCGCGAGATAGCCCTGGACGTCGCTGAGTCCGCTTTCGCGAGCTTCGAGGAGGCCCGCGTGCACGATCTGCTCGAGGAGGCCGACCACAACGCCTACGAGACCTTCGAAAGCCACCTGGAAGGGCTCATCGAAACGCTGGATACTGGCGGCGACGTTCAGGGGGCCGCCGCGTCGTTCGCAGACGCGACGCTGTACGCCCAGTTCGCGCTGGTCGACGCCGTCGAGGATCTCCCGCTGTCGCTGTCGCTCGTGGGTTCGAACGTCCAGCCGGCCGAGAGTGGCGAGGAGAGTGAGGAAGGCGGTCAGGCGGGCCTCGAAGGCGGTCCGAACGTCGTCGAGGGGGTACCCGAGGACGCCGATCACGTCGTCGACATGACGGCCGCAGCATTCGAGCCGGCGGAGTTGACCGTCGAGAGCGGCGAGAAAGTCGCCTGGAAATTTGCCGGTGGTGAGCCCCACACGGTAACGGCCGTTGGCGACGGTATTCCCGAGGATGCTGACTACTGGGCGTCCGGAGACTTCGACAGCGAGGAGGCCGCTCGGGAGGGCTGGGAGAACGGAGCGGGTGCCGTCCAGCCCGGCCAGTCGTACGTCCACACCTTCGAAACCACAGGTGAGCACGGCTACGTCTGCATCCCCCACGAGGTTGTCGGCATGGAGGGCACCGTCATCGTCGAATAG
- a CDS encoding ZIP family metal transporter, which produces MDIKSKPYINNTGDGLLLGGLSTVLLVVFTAVGLFGPAPPEIGKLVVISWVAFAAMAGGALVGARTSGRHPRGLVWGYGLASGAMIASAAAFLVPQAIGQDPRLGGFGIAAGILVGYNAHTIGHRLSHLDLPMTTTATELAAHALSAGLIIGVIYGQMPELGLLLGVAIVSHKGPAGYAAARRLALDGKSAVPLLLPSAGVGLTALPVAMVALPSAPAINAVVFGFAAGVFLHVAMDFLPSCEVGGEIDQAAGMTETSHELLDRLRVQSLLSTTLGGVVVVVAWLLVT; this is translated from the coding sequence ATGGATATTAAATCAAAGCCATATATTAATAACACTGGTGACGGTCTCCTCCTCGGTGGTCTCTCGACAGTCCTTCTCGTCGTTTTCACGGCCGTCGGGTTGTTCGGGCCCGCGCCGCCGGAGATCGGGAAACTCGTCGTGATCTCCTGGGTCGCCTTCGCCGCGATGGCCGGCGGCGCGCTCGTCGGGGCCCGTACGAGTGGTCGCCATCCCCGTGGGCTGGTGTGGGGCTATGGACTCGCCAGCGGTGCGATGATCGCGAGTGCCGCGGCGTTTCTCGTGCCCCAAGCCATCGGTCAGGACCCGCGGCTGGGCGGATTCGGCATCGCCGCGGGGATCCTCGTCGGCTACAACGCTCATACCATCGGCCATCGACTTTCCCATCTCGATCTCCCGATGACAACGACGGCGACAGAACTGGCTGCCCACGCTCTTTCGGCGGGGCTGATCATCGGCGTCATCTACGGCCAGATGCCCGAACTCGGACTCCTCCTCGGCGTAGCGATCGTCTCCCACAAGGGCCCGGCAGGGTACGCCGCCGCTCGTCGACTCGCACTCGACGGGAAGTCCGCGGTGCCGCTGTTGTTGCCTTCGGCCGGTGTCGGGCTGACCGCGCTCCCGGTCGCGATGGTGGCGTTGCCGAGTGCGCCGGCTATCAACGCCGTCGTCTTCGGGTTTGCGGCCGGCGTGTTCCTCCACGTCGCGATGGACTTCCTGCCCTCGTGTGAGGTCGGTGGCGAGATCGATCAGGCGGCTGGGATGACCGAAACGTCTCACGAATTGCTCGATCGCCTGCGCGTCCAGTCGCTGCTCTCGACAACTCTCGGAGGAGTCGTGGTGGTTGTGGCCTGGCTTCTCGTCACCTGA